The Saccharothrix violaceirubra genome segment ATCTCGCGCAACCGATCCGACCCGGCCTCGCCCCGGATGGCCACCCAGCGATCGGTCAACGCCTCGAAGTCCGCACGCTCCAGAAAACCGTCACCGTTCACGTCCATCGCGGTGAACACGACGGAGGTCTTCCGCTTCTGCAAGTCGCTCGCCACGCCCGCCAACCTGGCAGGACACGGCGAGGGCGACAACCACCCGGTCGGGCATTCCGCGGTGACCGTCGGTCACCCCGTGCCGGGCAGGGTGAACCACACCGTCGTGCCGGCGTCCGGGGTCGAGTCGAGCCACAGCGTGCCGCCGTGGCGTTCCACGATCCGGGCCACGATCGCCAACCCCGCGCCGTGGCCGCCGCCCCGCGCCTCACGCGGGTGCAGCCTGCGGAACAGGCGGAACACCTCGTCCTGGTGCGTCAACGGAATGCCGATGCCGTTGTCCCGCACGAACACCGCCGACGACTCCACCCCGACCTCCACGGTCCGGGGCAGGTCGGCGCGCGCGTACTTCGCGGCGTTGACCAACAGGTTGATCAACACCTCCTGAAGGCGGTCGGGGTCGGCGGTCACCGTGGTGCCCGGCGGGGGCGGGATCAACTCGACCCGGCACTCGACCAGGCGCGGGCCGGCGATCTCCAGGGCCTGCCCGACCGCCGCGCGCAGGTCGACCTCCGCCCGCCGCAGGTCGGCCTGACCGAGCTGGGCGAAGTGCAGCAGGGAGTTGATCAGCTCGTCCATCCGCTGGGCCAGGCCCTGGATGGTGTCCAGCCGGCGGCGCGTCACCGGGTCGAGGTCCTCGGCGTCCTCGCCGATGAACGCCGCCGTCGTCGCGATGCCCCGCAGCGGCTCCTTCATCTCGTGCGCGGCCACATGCGTGAACGCGTCCAGGTCGTGGTTCGCGCGCCGCAGCTCGTCGTTCAACGCGGCCAACCGCGCGGAGTTGCGCGCCGCCTGCCGGGTCACGGCGTACCCCAGTTCCCGCGCCACGGCCTCGTCCGCGTCGGTCCACGGCACGCACCGACCCCGCGTCACCTCACGGTAGACCGCCGACGACCCGCGCGGCGTCAGGCGCTCGCCGTGCGGTCCCAGGCGCACCGGGACACCGGGATCGGCCGCCCACGTCCGAGCCGCCCGACGCTCACGCCGGGTCCACGCCACCGCACCGCCGTCGTCGTCAAGGCCGAGCACGAGCACGCCGCTCAACTCCTCCGCGTACGCGGCCAGCTCCGGCAGTTCGTCCCGGCTCCACACCTGCCCGGCGGCCAGCGGGGGCACGTGCTCCCACAGCGCCCGCAGCGCCGTCTCCCCCGGCGGACGCCCGCCGACGACCGACGACCGCGTGACCACGGCGTCGGCCGGGACCAGCGCGGCGAGCAGGTCACCATACGCCGCGACCGCCGCCACCACCTCGCCGTCCAACTCGGCGACCAGCCGGGACAGCGCGGACCGGGCAGCCGACCGGGCCCGGTCCACCTCGGACTCCTGCATCGCGGCCAGTTGCAGCGACAGCGTCACGCCGAAGAACTCGCACGCCGCCCGCACCTCCGCGCTCAACCGGCGCGGTGCCAGGCCGTGGCACGCGATCAAGCCCCACAACCTGCCCTCGTGCAGCAACGACACGGACATCGACGACGCCACGCCGATGTTCCGCAGGTACTCGAGGTGGAAGCCGGACACGGTGCGCAGGGTCGAGTCCGACAGGTCCAGCGGCAGACCCGTGTCGGGCAGCACCGGCGGGTCCAGCGCCACCGTGACATCGTCGATGTCGTGGATCACCCGGATCCAGTTGCGCTCGTACAACCGCCGGGCCTGCGGCGGGATGTCGGTCGCCGGGAACCACAGCCCCAGCCACGGCTCCACCGGCTCGGCCACCGACTCCGCGATCACCTCGCCCGGACCGTCCGCCCCCTCGAAACGGTAGGCCACGACCCGGTCGTAGCCGGTCAACGCGCGGATCTCGGCCACCGCCGCCGCGCACACGTCCACCACCGTGCGCTCGTGCTGGAGCCGGGTCAACGCCGTGCGCACCGACGGGTAGAACTGCGAGAACACGAACGGCCGCCCGGCGGTCGGCGGCTCGAACTCCAGGACCACCCGACCGTCCGACCGGTACACCGTGACGTCGAACGCGCCGCCCGCCACGGTCAGGCCCAACACACCCCGGTCGCCGGTCGGCGCGGCCAACGTCCGCGCCACGTCCGCCCAACCGGCCACACCGACCACGTCCACGACCGGCACGCCCGGCCCGCACACGACACCAAGAACGTCCGCGCACCCCACCGAGGCGACCTCGACCAGCCCGGCCGCGTCGACCGCGAGCAGCGCACCATAGGACTGGATGCCGTTGAGGCGGTGGATCGGCTCGGCCAGGCACACCGACAGGTCGAAGGCCGTCTCCGCGGCCAGTTCACGCTCGTCCACGAGGTCCCCCGGACTCTGCGAGACCCGACACAGCGGCGGGTGGTGTGCGATCGCCGTCGAACGGGCACCTTACAGTTCCCCATGCCCGCACCTGCGGACGGAGAGGTCGTAGGAGCTGAACACATGGACCCATGGTCGACCAGGCTGCACGAGCTGTGGCGGGTCGCGTGCCAGGCGGGCAGCACGAACGGGTTCACCGACGAGCTGTACCACGGCCTGCTGTCGCTACCGGGCGTGTCGTGCCTGGTCGGAGCCCGGTTGACGGCCGACGACCGGGTGATGCTCGCCCGCTGGGCCGACGCCGACGGCATCCGCACCTCGCCCCCGGGACTGGCCGAGGAGCTGCGCGCGTGGCTGGCGACGGGCGGCCCGCCGCACCGCCTGGGCGTCGCCGACCTGCCGCCCTCGGCGTTCGGCCGGATGGCCGGCGCCCGCCGGTTCGTCGTCGCCCTGATCGAACTGGCCGACGGCCAGCGCGGCCTGCTCGGCGCGGGCACCGACGCCGACGACCCGGCCGGACTGCACACCGCCCTGCGCCAGGTGTCGGAGATCGTCACCCTCGCCGACGTGCGGATCAGCGAACAGCGCGCGCTCGACGACCAGCAGGCCCGGGACGCGATCCTGGCCGAGGCGTCGCTGCGGATGGACGCCTCGCTCGACATCGCCGACACGCTGCGCGCCGTCGTGCGCATGGCCGTGCCCGCGCTGGCCGACGGCGCGGTCGTGCACATCCGGCGCGGCGACCGGCTGGACCAGGTCGGCGTGGCGCACGTCGACGCCCGCCGCGAACGCCTGCTCACCGAACACCTCGACCGGGGACGGTGGGCCGTCGACGAGCCCGGCCCGCACGACGAACCACGACCGTCGGGCCTGCCCGCCGACGTGGGCCTGACCACGATGTCCACCACCGTGCTGCGCGCACGGGGACGCGAGGTCGGCCTGCTGACGTTCTTCCACCGCGCCACGCCGCCACGCCGCACCTCCGTGGCGTTCCTGCGCGACCTGGCCGGACGTGCCGCGCTCGCGATCGACAACGCCACCCTCTACGAACAGCGCCGCGACGACGTCCTGTCCCTGCAACAACACCTGCTGCCCACCCGCCTGCCGACCGTGCCCGGCCTGGAACTGGCCGCCGCGTACAACGTCGCCGACCACGCGTTGGAAGTGGGCGGCGACTTCTACGGTATGGTCACGCACGGCGACACCACGACCGCGTTGATCGGCGACGTGTGCGGGCGCGGCGCACCGGCGGCGGCGCTGACGGGCCTCGCCCGCCACACCCTGGAGACCGTGCTGGGCGAGGGCCGGCCGGCGGCGCACGCCGTGGAGATCCTCAACGCCAAGATGCTCGACAACGGCATCTCCCGGTTCCTGACCCTGGCCACGGCCACCTTCACCCCGGCGGGACGCGACCTGCGCGTGGAGACCCACAGCGCGGGCCACCCGCCGCCGTTGCTGCTGCGCCGCGACGGCACCGTGACCGAGGCCGCGTGCACCGGACGCCTGGTCGGCGTCGTGCCCGACCTGAACCTGCGACCGGTCACCGACCTCGTCGAACCCGGCGACTGCGTCGTCCTGCTCACCGACGGACTGCTGGAATCGCGCGACGACCAGGGCCGGTTCTTCGGCGACACGGAACTGCTGCCCATGCTGTCGGGGCTGCGCGGCCTGCCGTTGCCGACGCTGGTGTCGAGACTGCTCGCCGGGACCGAGCGCTACCGCGTGGTGGACGACGCCGCCGTCCTCGCGATCCGCCACGTCGGCCCGACGCTGCTGGACACGACGCTACCCCCGTCGGAGGTGCCGGCGGCCGTGCTCGACCTGGTCGGCCACCACCTGCCCGAGGACATGGCGCTCTTCCTGGACCTCGTCGACGACCCGGTCCACGTCACCGTCCACGGCGACGCGGACTGGGCACGCCTGGAACTCACCCACCACGACCGGACCAGCTGGGCGGAACTGACCCGATGACCGACGACACCCTGGTCCTGGTGGTGGAGGACAACGAGGTGGACCGCGAGGCCGTGGCCCGCGCCCTGTCCCGTTCCCACCCGGAGCTGACGCTGGAGTTCGTGCCCGACGGCGACGCCGCCGTGACCCGCCTGCACGACCCGTCCCGCCCCCGGCCCGGTCTGCTGCTGCTGGACCTGAACATGCCCGGCACCGACGGCCACCGCGTGTTGTCGGACCTGCGCGCCGACGGGGCGTTCGACGACACGACGATCATCGTGTTCACGTCGTCCACGACGACCGAGGACATCGACCGCTGTTACGCGGCGGGCGCGGACAGTTACGTGTACAAGCCGGTCAACTTCGCCCTGTTCCGCACGGTGTTGCAGGGGGCCGTCGACTACTGGTTGGAGAACCGGGCGTCGGGGTGATCACTCGACGTCGAGCACGGCGAGCATCTGCCGCAGTTGCCTACGCCGTCGTGGCGCGAGGGAGGGGTCGCCGACCAGTTCGTTGAAGCGGTTCCGCGCCCAGTCCTCCACACCGGCACACCGGAAATCGTCGACCAGTTCGATCTCGTTCCACAGACCGTTCTCCTGCGTCGACAACAGCAGACTCCATGCCCTGATCGCGAGGTCGTGTTCACCGCTCGCGGCAAGAAGCCGCGCGAGCGCACGACTTTCGTGGAACGACAATTCGTGTCGTACCACCGCGACGGCGACAGCCTCCGCATCGGATTTGTCACCATGGATCACCTGTGCGGACAGCGCGGCCTTCAGCTCCGCCCCCGTCACGCGGGGGTGGTCTGCCAGCACGGCGGCAATCCGGATCGCCGCGTCGGGGTACTCGGGATCAAGGGCGTCCAGCACACCTCGCAGCCAGTCGACAGGCGGGCAAGGCCGCCCGGCAGCGAGATGGAGCAGCGTTGCCGCCCCGGTCGCAGGTTCGCATTCCAAAAGCACACGCGCCATGTCACGACTCCACTCGCGCATGGTGAAATCGACATTGCGCAATACACTTTCGGCCCACTCCGACGCTGACGCGTGCGCTCCGACACCGTTCAGGTGTCCGGCGATTTCGACCCGGGCCGAAGGGTGGAAGCACCGGCCGTCGCCCAGGATCGCGGCCAACTTCCCGGCGGACTCCGTCCCGGCCGCGAGCCAGGCACCGACAAACCCCTTCAGCCCGAAACCGTTCAGAGCCGCCACTTCGATGTAGGCCCAGGCCCGTTTCGCCAAAGAGTCGTGGGGCACGACGTCCACCGCCAGTTTGAGCAGTGAACCGGCATACCAGACCGACACGGCCTCGGCGCGGCCAATCCACTCGTCGGCCATGGTGACGACGGCCGCCACGCCGTCGTCACCTCGTAGCCTCAACAACTGGATCAAGGCTTCCTGTACCGAGTACATCGAGGCGTACGGGTCTTCCAGGACCGCTTCCGTCACTTGCTCGACCGTTGCCCGATCACCGGCGCGGCTCACGAACGCGGCGATCTCCAGACGACCGACGTGGTCGTCGGCAGGCCTCGCCGACACCTGTGCGGCCAATTCGGCGATCGCCTCGGCGCCGACGGCATCGTGCCAGGCGGTGAGGACACGTTTCAGGCGGGCCGCGTTCGCCTGCCGGTCGGCGAAGACCGAGCAGGCCACCTCCTTCATCTCGGCCACCAGGCCGAGATCGGCCAACACCTCGGTCGCGCCGACCCTGGTACCGATGCCGAGGTCGGGTTCGTGCACCATCGCCAACGCCCGCGCACGCACCTCGCCGACGACCTCGGGTCCGAGTCGGAGGGCCATCGGCGCGGCCCGACGCAAGGGTCCGCTGTAGCAGGACGGCAGCAGCGCGGTCAGCAGAGGACGGACCCGGTGCGAGTCCCCGGTCAGCCGCTCAAGGGCGACGACCGCCGCCATCCGTCGGCCCACATCCAGGTCCGGGTGTTCCGCGATCGATTCCAGATGGCCGGCCGCCCAGCGGTGATCGAACAACCCACCGAGGACGTCGAGCGCACCCGTGGCCGTGTCGAAGTCGTCGGAATTGCGGGCCAGCGCCACGAGTCGGGCCACCACACGCTCGACCACGGCGGTCGGAGTCGCGACACCTTCAGCCACCAGGTGGCCCGCCAGCAACACCCGTCGCGGGTCGTAGGAGGACAACAGCCTGGTCACCACGGTGGCGATGTCGTGGCCGGGCACGGCGGCCCAGAGCGCGAAAGTGAACAGGGCGAACGTGCGTTCCGCGTCCTTCAACCCGCGACGGATCCACGCGTCCAGGTCGGCGAAGTCGTCGCCGATGGACTCCGCGTGGAACCGGGCCGCCAGGAACTCCGCGAACGACTGGTGCAGGAAACGCAACTCGCGCTCGTTGGCCACCACCAGACCGGTGCCGATCAGCTCCTCCCAGAGGTGCTCCTCCCAGCCGTCGAGCAACACCGCGTCCGCGTGCTCGCGCACCCACCGCTGCGCGACCGGCCACAGCGGGTCCTGGGTTTCCAGGCGTTCGCGGGCCAGGACGGCGAGCAGGTCGAACCGGACCGCGTGCAGCCACTTGACGCACGCCAGCCGCGCGGGGTCGTCGTGGTAGTGCCGGCGCAGGTCGTCCAACAGGTCACGGGGGCTGTCCCGATCACCGGCCAGATAGCCGCAGAAGCGTTCGTACAGGCTGATCCGGCTCGTCGGCAGCGGACGTGCACCGTCCTTCACCGCGGTGACGGCGGCGATCGTGGCCAGCAGCGGGTTGCGGACCAGTTCACTGAGCCGGCCGTCCGAGGTCTCCCGCAGGAAGCGTTCCGTCTCCTCCTTGGCCGTCCCCAGGTTCTGCGCGGTGAACCAGTACCGGGCGAACAACTCCAACTCGGCGCGGGCGAACGGCTGGATGACGTAGCCGCCCATCGCGGCCGAGCGGAACGGCGACAGCTCGGACTCGGGCAGGCCGCGCGTCGTGACGACGAAGCGGTAGTCCGAGCCCGGCCGGGCGTGCTGGGCGATCGTGCGGATCACGTCACCGCGCACACGCGGATCGGGGATCTCGTCCAACCCGTCGACCAGGACCAGCCACCGCGCGCCCTGGACGCGACCGGCGAACATGCCCGCGTCCGGGTCCTGCACGAGCGTCCGGCCCAAGGTCCGGCGGACGGCGGCGGCCAGGACCGCGCTCCACGACCCCGTGCCGTCCAACGACCGCGCCGACACCCGCACGGGCACGACCGGCTCCGTCAGCGGGGCCTTGGTCGCGCTGTCCTCGCGCAACCAGACCCGGGACAGCACGCGGGCCAGGTGGTTGCTCAACGTCGACTTGCCCGCGCCCGGTTCACCGGTGACCAACAGGTGGTCGTGCCGTTCCAACACCTCCGACACGGGCAGGGCGGCCTGCGACCCGGTGGCGGCCGAACGCCGCTCGTCCGCCGTGCCGCGCGGCATCCCCGGCTCCTCCGGTTCGGCGGTCGCCGCCGGGCGGATCTGCTGGCGGACGTAGATCGTGGACAACGGCGGCTCGTCCACGCCCAACAACCGGTAGGGCAGGCGGTCCACCGCGACGGCCTGCGCTTCCAAGAGGTTTCGCACGGCCAGGGTCGGCAACGGGCAGTCCGTCCAGCGCTCCAGGCGCGGCGACTCGGCACGTTCCCTCGCCATGGCCTCCCGGTCGCGCCCCTCCTTGGCACGCACCCACACGTCGACGACCGCGCCGGGTTCCCGGTGGAGCGCGACGGCCAGGGACTGGGTGGACTCCAGGGTCAGCAGGCGGCTCGCGTTGAAGACGCCGTAGACCGCGTTCTTCTCGAAGAGCCTGAGGGCCAGGAACTCGTGGACGCTGCCGAACCCCGCGTCGCCCAGTGCCTGGTGGAACCAGGCGGCCAACTCCTCCAGTTCCGCGTAGCGCTGCTGCTTGCCCTGCGATGGACGGCCACCCGGCATGGCTCCCTCGTCGACGCGTCGGATTTCCCACGGGTTTCCCGACTGTAGAGGGAAACCGGACGCGTGCCGAACAGTCGACCCCGGATGCAGCAACGGGCGTACGAAGGGGATCGGCATGAACCAGTTGGCGGAGGCGGCGGGCCACCCGGCGGTGTACGTGGTGCTCGCGACGATCGCGGGCCTGGTCCGGTTGTGGATCCGGCACCGGACCGTCGTGCGCCGCGAGGAAGAGGTCACGCGACGACTCGAAGTCGCCGTGCGGGACACCGGCTCGACCGAGCGCGCGGCCGTGGTCCGTGCCCTGCGCTAGGAGCTGTTTGAAGTTCGGATCTAGGTGGGCCCGGTGGTGTGCTGGTTGGGCTGGTAGAACACGGATGTGGCGCGTTTTGATCTGACCGATGCCGAGTGGGCGTTGATCGAGCCGCATATGCCGGTGGCGGCCACCGGGCCGTTGCCACGTCGGGTGCGGGAGCAGTTCAACGGGATCCTGTGGCGGTTCCGCACCGGGTCAGGCTGGCGTGACGTGCCCGAACGGTACGGTCCCTGGTCCACCGTCTACTCCCGGTTCAACACCTGGGCGAAGACCGGAGTGTTCCAGACGCTGATGGAGGCGCTGATCGCCGAGGCCGCCTCCCGCGGACAGGTCGACCTGGAACTGGTGAGCGTGGACTCCACGATCGTGCGGGCACACCACGAATCGGCCGGACTCGCGGTGACCGGGGAGACCCTTGACGCGCTGGAACAGGCGTTGACCGGGGAAAAAGGGGCTCCGTTGCCCGTCCAGCGGAGCGTGCTGCGGGTGGTGCGTCGCGGTCCGCGCCGGACACGACCGACGCGGGCACATCTGCCGGTCGGGACCGTGCCGCCCGTAGGCGCCGTCGGAAGGCGCGGGCTGCGGCGGCCGGGCTCGGCCGGTCCCGGGGCGGGCTGAGCAGCAAGGTCCACACCGCGGTCGACGCCGCCGGGCTGCCGTTGGCGTTCGTGCTCACCCCTGGCCAGGCCGGGGACAGCCCGCAATTCCGGACGGTGCTGGACCGGATCCGGGTTCCCGGCCCGGTCGGAAGGCCGCGCACCCGTCCGGACGCGGTGGCCGCGGACAAGGCGTACTCCTCCAAAGCCAACCGGGCCTACCTACGCCGCCGCCGGATCACGGCTGTGATCCCGGAGAAGACCGACCAGCGGGCCAACCGCAGGAACAAGGGCTCCGCCGGCGGGCGGCCTGTGTCCTTCGATCCCGTGCGCTACCGGCGGCGCAACACCGTCGAACGCCTCTTCCAGAAGATCAAGACATGGCGCGGACTGGCCACCCGCTACGACAAGACACCACAAAGCTACGAGGCCGGACTGCATCTACGAGGAGCCATCGTGTGGTTGAAGACCCTTACCCCAACCACATGATCCCAACCCCAAACAGCTCCTAGGTCGACACCGCCCGGGAGGTGGGCGACGGCATCACGGCCAGGCCGCCCCGGCGGGCGAACCACAGCGCGGCCCCGAGGCCGAACGCGATCGACACCACCCCGCCGGCGGCCATGCCCACCCGCACGCCCGCGTGCTCGGACACCCAGCCGATGATCGGGCCGCCGATCGGGGTGCCGCCCATGGAGATCACGGTGTAGATCGCCATGACCCGGCTGCGCACCGCCTCGGTCACGTCGAGCTGCACGTAGGCGCTGACGAACGTGTTGAGCGACATCACCGCGAACCCCGTCGCGGCCAACACCACCAGGAACGCCGGGTACACCGGCATGACCGCCGCGACGCACTCCAGCACGCCGAAGGCGACGGCGGCCACCATCACGGTCCGGACCGACGGGAACACGCGCCGCCCGACCGTCACCGTCCCGGCGACCATCCCCACGGCCATGGCCGTGGACATGACGCCCAGCCCCCAGGCACCCAGCCCGAACTCCTCGCCCGCGAACATCGTCAGCGTGATCGGGAAGTTCAGCCCGAACGTGGCCACGACGCCGAACGCCGCCAGCACACCCACCAACCCCGGCCGGCCGAGCACGTAGGTGACCCCGGCGGAGGCGCTGATCGTCGCGCGGCGCGGCGCGGCCCGCGTGGCGATCGACAGCAGCCCGCCGATCACCACGCCGAACGACACGAAGTTCACCGCGAACACCCAGCCCGGACCGACCCAGGTGATCAGCAGGCCGCCGATGGCCGGACCGGTCAGCCGGGCGGCCGTCAGCGACGCGATGTTCAGGCTCGCCGCGTTGGGGATCAGCGTCCGGCCGACCAGCTCGCTCACGAAGGACAACCGCGTCGGGTTCTCCACCAGGAACACCGAGCCGAGCAGGAACGACAGCGCGTAGATCGCCCACAGCTGCGCGGTGCCGGTGAACACGAGCACGGCCAGCGTCGCGGCTTGGAGCGCGTAGAGCGTCTGCGCCACCAGCAGCACCGTGCGCCGGGGGAACCGGTCGACGACCGACCCGCCCCACAGCCCGAACAGCAGCACGGGCGCGTACTGCAACCCGATCGCCCAGCCCACCGCCGTGCCGCTGCCGGTGATCGTCAGCACGTACCAGTCGAGCGCGACGGCCTGCATCGCGGTCCCGGTGTTCGACACCAGGCCGGTGATCCAGAAGACGCGGTAGTGGCGCTCCCTCAGCGCGGGGAACGCCGCACCCAGTCCCTGACCCATCCGATCATGCTGGCGTCCCGGCGAGGCCGAGACCAGCACGCCCACGAACCGGGACGGACCGGGCTCGGAACGGTCGGCGGAATAAATCGCCGCCACGCCGAAGCCCGCCGGCACCCGGCCGGCGGGCTCCTCCGCGACTCACCGCAGCCAGGCGTGATCGCGGACCACCGGCAGCGACGCCCACCAGCGCCCGAGCCCCCACACGGCACCCGCACCCGACGCGGCGACGACGATCAACGCCAGCGCGTACAGCACGTGGTAGTCGACGACCGGGTTGGTCGACATGGTGGCCGCACCGGCCGAGGTGAACCGCGCGGGCGGCCATTCGGCGACCCACATGAACGCCATCATCACGGTGCCCGCCACCGCGGCCACCCGCAGCCCGACCCCGAGCACGACGGCGAGCCCGATGCCGAGCAACCCGAGCATGAACGACCAGTCGGCCCACCACGTCCCCGCCCAGGCGTGGAAGACGTCCTCGAACGGCCCCACGGCCACCCGGCCGAGAAAACCCTTCGTGGGCGACCCGCCGTCGATCCACGCGTTGGCCGCCTTGGTGGCGTAGCCGAGTCCGAAAAGCTTGTCGAGGAACGCCCACAGGAACACGAACCCGATCAGCACCCGCAGGACCGCGAGTGCGGCGGCCCCGGCACCGACCCGGGTCCCCACCCGCTCCGCACTGCCCACTGTGGATGTCGAATGGACGAACGCCGTCATGACCGTCTCCTTCGCTCTCGTCCCTGCCCTCAGCCTCCGGTGCGAATCGGCTGGCCGACGCGGCCGAAAGACCTCATCGACCCGGGACCAGTGCATTTATTCGGCCATCACTGAATAAATAGAATCAACTAATCCCCAGGGGTGCGGTACCGGGCGTCCAGCTCCGCCGCCCGCTCCACCGCACCGAGTCCTCTCAGCAACCCGGCCGCCTCCGCCGCCGCCTTGATCGCGTCGGTACGCCGCTCGTTCGACCGGCACACGGCGGCCAACTGTTCCAACGCGTCGATCAGCGCGGTCGTCCGGTCACCGTCGAACCTCGCCTTCCGGCACAACCCGACCGCTTCCTGCGCCGTGAGGAGGGCAACCTGTGGCTCGACCGCGTTCTGCCGCCGTGCCAGCCGGACGAGCGCGGCACCGAGGGCCCCTTCGAACCTGGCCGG includes the following:
- a CDS encoding response regulator; amino-acid sequence: MTDDTLVLVVEDNEVDREAVARALSRSHPELTLEFVPDGDAAVTRLHDPSRPRPGLLLLDLNMPGTDGHRVLSDLRADGAFDDTTIIVFTSSTTTEDIDRCYAAGADSYVYKPVNFALFRTVLQGAVDYWLENRASG
- a CDS encoding NACHT domain-containing protein, producing the protein MPGGRPSQGKQQRYAELEELAAWFHQALGDAGFGSVHEFLALRLFEKNAVYGVFNASRLLTLESTQSLAVALHREPGAVVDVWVRAKEGRDREAMARERAESPRLERWTDCPLPTLAVRNLLEAQAVAVDRLPYRLLGVDEPPLSTIYVRQQIRPAATAEPEEPGMPRGTADERRSAATGSQAALPVSEVLERHDHLLVTGEPGAGKSTLSNHLARVLSRVWLREDSATKAPLTEPVVPVRVSARSLDGTGSWSAVLAAAVRRTLGRTLVQDPDAGMFAGRVQGARWLVLVDGLDEIPDPRVRGDVIRTIAQHARPGSDYRFVVTTRGLPESELSPFRSAAMGGYVIQPFARAELELFARYWFTAQNLGTAKEETERFLRETSDGRLSELVRNPLLATIAAVTAVKDGARPLPTSRISLYERFCGYLAGDRDSPRDLLDDLRRHYHDDPARLACVKWLHAVRFDLLAVLARERLETQDPLWPVAQRWVREHADAVLLDGWEEHLWEELIGTGLVVANERELRFLHQSFAEFLAARFHAESIGDDFADLDAWIRRGLKDAERTFALFTFALWAAVPGHDIATVVTRLLSSYDPRRVLLAGHLVAEGVATPTAVVERVVARLVALARNSDDFDTATGALDVLGGLFDHRWAAGHLESIAEHPDLDVGRRMAAVVALERLTGDSHRVRPLLTALLPSCYSGPLRRAAPMALRLGPEVVGEVRARALAMVHEPDLGIGTRVGATEVLADLGLVAEMKEVACSVFADRQANAARLKRVLTAWHDAVGAEAIAELAAQVSARPADDHVGRLEIAAFVSRAGDRATVEQVTEAVLEDPYASMYSVQEALIQLLRLRGDDGVAAVVTMADEWIGRAEAVSVWYAGSLLKLAVDVVPHDSLAKRAWAYIEVAALNGFGLKGFVGAWLAAGTESAGKLAAILGDGRCFHPSARVEIAGHLNGVGAHASASEWAESVLRNVDFTMREWSRDMARVLLECEPATGAATLLHLAAGRPCPPVDWLRGVLDALDPEYPDAAIRIAAVLADHPRVTGAELKAALSAQVIHGDKSDAEAVAVAVVRHELSFHESRALARLLAASGEHDLAIRAWSLLLSTQENGLWNEIELVDDFRCAGVEDWARNRFNELVGDPSLAPRRRRQLRQMLAVLDVE
- a CDS encoding DoxX family membrane protein — protein: MTAFVHSTSTVGSAERVGTRVGAGAAALAVLRVLIGFVFLWAFLDKLFGLGYATKAANAWIDGGSPTKGFLGRVAVGPFEDVFHAWAGTWWADWSFMLGLLGIGLAVVLGVGLRVAAVAGTVMMAFMWVAEWPPARFTSAGAATMSTNPVVDYHVLYALALIVVAASGAGAVWGLGRWWASLPVVRDHAWLR
- a CDS encoding MFS transporter, coding for MGQGLGAAFPALRERHYRVFWITGLVSNTGTAMQAVALDWYVLTITGSGTAVGWAIGLQYAPVLLFGLWGGSVVDRFPRRTVLLVAQTLYALQAATLAVLVFTGTAQLWAIYALSFLLGSVFLVENPTRLSFVSELVGRTLIPNAASLNIASLTAARLTGPAIGGLLITWVGPGWVFAVNFVSFGVVIGGLLSIATRAAPRRATISASAGVTYVLGRPGLVGVLAAFGVVATFGLNFPITLTMFAGEEFGLGAWGLGVMSTAMAVGMVAGTVTVGRRVFPSVRTVMVAAVAFGVLECVAAVMPVYPAFLVVLAATGFAVMSLNTFVSAYVQLDVTEAVRSRVMAIYTVISMGGTPIGGPIIGWVSEHAGVRVGMAAGGVVSIAFGLGAALWFARRGGLAVMPSPTSRAVST
- a CDS encoding ATP-binding protein translates to MDERELAAETAFDLSVCLAEPIHRLNGIQSYGALLAVDAAGLVEVASVGCADVLGVVCGPGVPVVDVVGVAGWADVARTLAAPTGDRGVLGLTVAGGAFDVTVYRSDGRVVLEFEPPTAGRPFVFSQFYPSVRTALTRLQHERTVVDVCAAAVAEIRALTGYDRVVAYRFEGADGPGEVIAESVAEPVEPWLGLWFPATDIPPQARRLYERNWIRVIHDIDDVTVALDPPVLPDTGLPLDLSDSTLRTVSGFHLEYLRNIGVASSMSVSLLHEGRLWGLIACHGLAPRRLSAEVRAACEFFGVTLSLQLAAMQESEVDRARSAARSALSRLVAELDGEVVAAVAAYGDLLAALVPADAVVTRSSVVGGRPPGETALRALWEHVPPLAAGQVWSRDELPELAAYAEELSGVLVLGLDDDGGAVAWTRRERRAARTWAADPGVPVRLGPHGERLTPRGSSAVYREVTRGRCVPWTDADEAVARELGYAVTRQAARNSARLAALNDELRRANHDLDAFTHVAAHEMKEPLRGIATTAAFIGEDAEDLDPVTRRRLDTIQGLAQRMDELINSLLHFAQLGQADLRRAEVDLRAAVGQALEIAGPRLVECRVELIPPPPGTTVTADPDRLQEVLINLLVNAAKYARADLPRTVEVGVESSAVFVRDNGIGIPLTHQDEVFRLFRRLHPREARGGGHGAGLAIVARIVERHGGTLWLDSTPDAGTTVWFTLPGTG
- a CDS encoding PP2C family protein-serine/threonine phosphatase gives rise to the protein MDPWSTRLHELWRVACQAGSTNGFTDELYHGLLSLPGVSCLVGARLTADDRVMLARWADADGIRTSPPGLAEELRAWLATGGPPHRLGVADLPPSAFGRMAGARRFVVALIELADGQRGLLGAGTDADDPAGLHTALRQVSEIVTLADVRISEQRALDDQQARDAILAEASLRMDASLDIADTLRAVVRMAVPALADGAVVHIRRGDRLDQVGVAHVDARRERLLTEHLDRGRWAVDEPGPHDEPRPSGLPADVGLTTMSTTVLRARGREVGLLTFFHRATPPRRTSVAFLRDLAGRAALAIDNATLYEQRRDDVLSLQQHLLPTRLPTVPGLELAAAYNVADHALEVGGDFYGMVTHGDTTTALIGDVCGRGAPAAALTGLARHTLETVLGEGRPAAHAVEILNAKMLDNGISRFLTLATATFTPAGRDLRVETHSAGHPPPLLLRRDGTVTEAACTGRLVGVVPDLNLRPVTDLVEPGDCVVLLTDGLLESRDDQGRFFGDTELLPMLSGLRGLPLPTLVSRLLAGTERYRVVDDAAVLAIRHVGPTLLDTTLPPSEVPAAVLDLVGHHLPEDMALFLDLVDDPVHVTVHGDADWARLELTHHDRTSWAELTR